A window of the Vibrio pomeroyi genome harbors these coding sequences:
- a CDS encoding tripartite tricarboxylate transporter TctB family protein, protein MSDLPTKFFSKESLLSGDRLGALIFMLACLCYGYQTTLIPLFPGDEYEPFTARTLPTLLTFIGIGLSLILLVTGQPDKKLKCETAPLNWKLLIGFLVLMAFYGVGLTYLGFVLATSFFLLAGFYLLGERRKSILFGASFPFVIAFFLLLTQGLDIYLEPGLIFTLW, encoded by the coding sequence ATGTCGGACTTACCAACCAAATTTTTCAGTAAGGAATCTTTGCTTTCAGGCGATCGCCTCGGAGCTTTGATCTTTATGCTGGCGTGCTTGTGCTACGGCTACCAAACCACCCTGATTCCGCTGTTTCCCGGTGATGAATATGAACCCTTTACCGCGAGAACACTGCCTACCCTGCTGACTTTCATCGGTATCGGGCTGTCGCTGATCCTGCTTGTGACTGGTCAGCCAGACAAAAAGCTCAAGTGTGAAACCGCACCTTTAAACTGGAAGCTACTGATTGGTTTCTTAGTACTGATGGCATTTTATGGCGTTGGATTGACATATCTTGGCTTCGTTCTAGCAACAAGCTTCTTCCTATTAGCGGGCTTCTACCTATTGGGTGAGCGCCGTAAATCTATCTTGTTTGGCGCGTCGTTTCCTTTCGTTATCGCGTTCTTTCTTCTTTTAACTCAAGGCTTAGATATCTACCTAGAGCCTGGTTTAATCTTCACTCTTTGGTAG
- a CDS encoding tripartite tricarboxylate transporter permease — protein sequence MLDGILQGLSTAVMPMNIMMVIVGCFVGTFIGMLPGLGPISAIALMIPITYGLDPSSGLILMAGVYYGAVFGGSTSSILINAPGCSSTVVTAFDGYPMAQKGQAGKALALAAYSSFTGGTLSAIMLLIAAPALASVSLSFQSSDYFALMLLGLSAVAAFAGPGQVIKAWMMTILGLMLSTVGIDKGVGVERFTFGLTDLMDGFSFLLLAMATFALGETLMGILKPEQDNSAEESKKMSDIGSMKVTKEEIKEVAPVSIRSSILGFFTGVLPGAGATIAAFLSYGMERSLAPKDKQKEFGKGSIRGLVAPESANNAASSGSFVPLLTLGIPGSGTTAIMLGALIAYGIQPGPRLFVEHPDVFWSVIISMYFGNIVLVILNLPLIPYISKLLAVPRTVLLPMIIFFSITGVYLVSFNTMDVFVMLLVAMAAIALRLANFPLAPLLLGFILGGLMEENLRRALMISDGELSFLWERPITMTFTILAVLVLSSPILVKLFKSFKAKPVEV from the coding sequence ATGTTAGACGGAATTTTACAAGGACTTTCTACCGCTGTGATGCCAATGAACATCATGATGGTAATCGTAGGCTGTTTCGTAGGTACCTTCATCGGGATGCTGCCGGGACTAGGTCCAATCTCAGCCATTGCTCTGATGATCCCTATCACTTATGGCCTAGATCCATCGTCTGGTCTTATTTTGATGGCAGGTGTTTACTACGGTGCGGTGTTTGGTGGTTCAACATCATCAATCCTAATCAACGCTCCGGGCTGTTCTTCTACTGTGGTAACAGCGTTCGACGGCTACCCAATGGCCCAAAAAGGCCAAGCAGGTAAAGCACTGGCCCTTGCTGCTTACTCTTCTTTTACTGGCGGCACACTTTCAGCAATCATGCTTTTGATCGCTGCGCCTGCTCTAGCAAGCGTGTCATTGAGCTTCCAGTCTTCGGACTACTTCGCACTAATGCTATTAGGTTTATCAGCTGTAGCAGCGTTTGCAGGCCCAGGACAGGTTATCAAGGCATGGATGATGACTATCTTAGGCTTGATGCTTTCAACGGTAGGTATCGACAAAGGCGTTGGTGTTGAACGTTTCACATTTGGCCTCACGGATCTAATGGATGGCTTCAGCTTCCTATTGCTGGCGATGGCGACGTTCGCGCTTGGTGAAACCTTAATGGGTATTCTTAAGCCTGAGCAAGACAACAGCGCTGAAGAAAGCAAAAAGATGTCTGATATTGGCAGCATGAAAGTAACTAAAGAAGAGATCAAAGAAGTCGCACCGGTATCAATTCGCTCTTCAATCCTTGGCTTCTTTACTGGCGTACTTCCGGGTGCTGGCGCAACCATCGCTGCTTTCTTAAGTTACGGCATGGAGCGTAGCCTTGCACCGAAAGACAAACAGAAAGAGTTTGGTAAAGGCAGTATTCGTGGTCTTGTTGCTCCAGAGTCGGCAAACAACGCCGCATCAAGTGGTTCATTCGTTCCGCTACTGACGCTGGGTATTCCGGGCTCTGGTACAACGGCTATCATGCTAGGTGCATTGATCGCTTACGGCATCCAACCGGGGCCTCGCCTGTTCGTTGAACACCCAGATGTATTCTGGTCGGTGATTATCTCTATGTACTTTGGCAACATCGTACTGGTTATCTTGAATCTGCCTTTGATCCCTTATATCTCTAAGCTACTGGCAGTACCAAGAACAGTGCTACTACCAATGATCATCTTCTTCTCAATCACTGGCGTTTACTTGGTGTCTTTCAACACGATGGACGTATTTGTGATGCTACTAGTCGCGATGGCAGCAATAGCATTAAGGCTTGCCAACTTCCCACTCGCCCCGTTATTGCTTGGCTTTATCTTAGGTGGCTTGATGGAAGAAAACTTAAGACGAGCACTGATGATCAGCGATGGAGAGCTTAGCTTCTTGTGGGAACGCCCTATCACTATGACGTTCACTATCTTGGCGGTATTGGTTCTTTCTAGCCCGATTCTGGTTAAGCTATTCAAGAGCTTTAAAGCGAAACCTGTCGAAGTGTAA
- a CDS encoding sulfite exporter TauE/SafE family protein, translating into MDWMILFLSGVVGGVLNSIAGGGSFITFPALLFAGVPPIAANATNTFASCAGYISGAYALRHEIQSGTKQLKLTIALCVVGGGIGAFLLLHTPEALFTQSVPWLLLFAALLFTFGGTLNKWLKQATAKHKHATSAGAFFSALLLLIVCIYGGYFNAGLGIVTLSYLALAGYTNINVMNGIKLLVSACASLAAIVLFIINGSIDWPSGMAVLMGTLVGGYYSAKISRRIPQQYVRNTVIIASFLITAYFFYTN; encoded by the coding sequence ATGGATTGGATGATTCTATTCTTATCAGGCGTGGTTGGTGGCGTGCTTAACTCTATTGCAGGAGGAGGCAGCTTCATCACCTTCCCCGCTCTATTGTTTGCTGGCGTGCCGCCTATTGCAGCCAACGCGACCAATACCTTTGCATCCTGCGCAGGCTACATCAGTGGCGCTTATGCACTACGTCATGAGATCCAATCGGGCACCAAACAACTTAAACTGACCATTGCTTTATGTGTGGTTGGCGGTGGTATTGGGGCTTTCTTATTGCTGCACACACCAGAGGCTTTGTTTACTCAATCTGTGCCTTGGTTGTTACTGTTTGCCGCCCTTCTTTTCACCTTTGGTGGAACGTTGAATAAATGGCTGAAACAAGCAACAGCAAAACATAAACACGCCACCAGCGCTGGCGCCTTCTTTTCCGCTTTATTGCTTTTGATCGTGTGTATCTATGGCGGCTACTTTAATGCAGGGTTGGGAATCGTCACATTGAGCTACTTGGCTCTGGCGGGTTACACCAATATCAACGTAATGAATGGTATAAAGCTGCTCGTGTCAGCTTGTGCATCACTTGCGGCGATCGTGTTATTTATCATAAATGGCTCGATTGATTGGCCATCAGGCATGGCTGTTTTGATGGGGACCTTAGTTGGTGGGTATTACTCGGCAAAAATCTCTCGCCGAATCCCACAACAGTATGTTCGTAACACAGTGATCATCGCGAGTTTCTTAATCACCGCTTACTTTTTCTATACTAACTAG
- a CDS encoding VF530 family protein, translating into MTEEERIELQQNNPLHGLKLETMITELVDHYGWEILDAAMRMNCFNTKPTVASAVKYLKKTEWAREKVENFYLYRFKRMPKASDIEYQMPPRSRTFRHGLEPREPMELTVESIQASQAKAASAFKARRGGNGRNFRR; encoded by the coding sequence ATGACTGAAGAAGAAAGAATCGAACTGCAACAAAATAACCCTCTACACGGCTTAAAGCTTGAGACCATGATCACTGAGTTAGTGGATCACTATGGTTGGGAAATTTTGGATGCGGCAATGCGCATGAACTGCTTTAACACTAAGCCGACTGTAGCAAGCGCTGTTAAATATCTGAAGAAGACGGAATGGGCTCGTGAGAAGGTTGAAAACTTCTACCTTTACCGTTTTAAGCGTATGCCTAAAGCATCAGACATCGAATACCAGATGCCTCCGCGTTCACGTACATTCCGTCACGGGTTAGAACCTCGTGAGCCAATGGAATTAACGGTTGAGTCTATCCAGGCTTCTCAAGCTAAAGCGGCATCGGCATTTAAAGCTCGCCGTGGCGGTAACGGTCGTAACTTTCGTCGTTAA
- a CDS encoding HD-GYP domain-containing protein, with the protein MACNMFDYSQLNRVAAQDKDIIAIVDDLFRLAREHYPTLSRLSVVLCSENRASNYFVSDTLCQEAEHRYVEQELKPESALSRMAESLDTRIIHDLTSIKPTKQISHLLQLGHQSSYTTPIHYQESNLGFVFINASSTDFFAKEYIQCDIAYISQLISSLFVQLFERQRHFQSSLAIALNMGHARDPETKEHLIRMGKYSEQIARTMSQSNNEITHQFIHRIRLYAPFHDIGKYRIPDNVLFSTCRFSAEERAIMNNHTLYGEEMINDVVSLSHHCSMCSDEIQFIKNIVRHHHERFDGSGLPDGLSHTAIPLEARIVTLADVFDALMSKRAYKHAWSLDEVMEYIEAHNGSMFDPECVEALKQNLDGFMAIREQYNDDVKPQAMMA; encoded by the coding sequence TTGGCTTGTAACATGTTTGACTACTCCCAGCTCAACAGAGTAGCCGCTCAAGATAAGGACATTATCGCCATTGTTGATGACCTTTTTCGGCTAGCTCGTGAACATTACCCCACATTATCTCGGCTTTCCGTTGTACTATGCAGCGAAAACAGAGCATCGAATTACTTTGTTTCAGACACGCTGTGCCAAGAAGCAGAACATCGCTACGTAGAACAAGAACTTAAACCAGAATCAGCTTTATCGCGAATGGCTGAATCTCTCGATACTCGAATCATCCACGATCTCACCTCGATCAAACCGACCAAACAAATTTCACACTTACTCCAACTCGGGCACCAAAGCAGCTATACAACGCCCATTCACTATCAAGAAAGTAATCTTGGATTTGTGTTTATCAATGCATCGTCAACGGACTTTTTTGCTAAGGAATATATCCAGTGTGATATTGCCTATATCTCTCAGCTCATCTCGAGTTTGTTTGTTCAGTTGTTTGAAAGGCAACGTCACTTTCAGTCGTCATTAGCGATCGCCTTAAACATGGGACACGCTCGCGACCCTGAAACCAAAGAGCATCTGATTCGCATGGGGAAATACAGTGAACAGATCGCTAGAACGATGTCCCAGAGTAATAATGAAATCACACACCAGTTCATTCATCGTATTCGTTTATACGCCCCCTTCCACGACATAGGAAAATATCGAATCCCTGATAACGTGTTGTTCAGCACGTGCCGTTTTTCAGCAGAAGAAAGAGCCATCATGAACAATCACACTTTGTATGGTGAAGAGATGATTAACGATGTCGTGTCCCTCTCCCACCACTGCTCTATGTGTTCTGATGAAATTCAGTTCATTAAGAATATTGTGCGTCATCACCACGAACGGTTTGATGGTTCCGGATTACCCGATGGGTTAAGTCATACTGCGATTCCACTTGAAGCACGAATTGTAACGCTCGCGGATGTATTTGATGCGCTCATGAGTAAAAGAGCCTACAAGCACGCATGGTCACTCGATGAAGTCATGGAATACATTGAAGCGCACAACGGTTCAATGTTCGACCCTGAATGTGTTGAGGCGCTTAAACAGAACCTAGACGGCTTTATGGCAATTCGGGAGCAATACAACGACGATGTAAAACCCCAAGCCATGATGGCTTGA
- the gnd gene encoding decarboxylating NADP(+)-dependent phosphogluconate dehydrogenase — protein sequence MKGDIGVIGLAVMGQNLILNMNDHGFKVVAHNRTAAKVDEFLEGPAKGTNIVGAYSLEELVEKLEAPRKVMLMVRAGDVVDTFIENLIPLLDEGDIIIDGGNTNYPDTNRRVAHCREKGIHFIGTGVSGGEEGARFGPSIMPGGAAEAWEAVKPIFQGISAKTDAGEPCCDWVGNDGAGHFVKMVHNGIEYGDMQLITEAYQFMKDGLGMSADEMQAVFADWNKTELDSYLVEITADILGYKDEDGEALVEKILDTAGQKGTGKWTGINALDLGIPLTLISESVFSRCLSALKDQRVEAEALFEKTITPVEGDKQEWVDALRQALLASKIISYAQGFMLMREASNENGWDLNYGNVALMWRGGCIIRSAFLGNIRDAYEANPDIAFLGSDEYFKNILQGSLVAWRKVAAKSLESGIPMPCTISALSFLDGYTTARLPANLLQAQRDYFGAHTYERTDRPRGEFFHTNWTGTGGDTASTTYDV from the coding sequence ATGAAAGGTGATATCGGTGTAATTGGCCTAGCAGTAATGGGTCAGAACCTTATCCTAAACATGAACGACCACGGCTTCAAAGTTGTGGCTCACAACCGTACTGCTGCGAAAGTAGACGAGTTCCTAGAAGGCCCAGCTAAAGGTACTAACATTGTTGGTGCTTACTCTCTAGAAGAGCTAGTTGAAAAGCTAGAAGCGCCACGTAAAGTGATGCTTATGGTTCGTGCTGGTGATGTTGTAGACACGTTCATCGAAAACCTAATCCCACTTCTAGACGAAGGCGACATCATCATTGATGGTGGTAACACTAACTACCCTGACACTAACCGTCGTGTAGCGCATTGTCGTGAGAAAGGCATCCACTTCATCGGTACTGGTGTATCTGGTGGTGAAGAAGGTGCTCGTTTCGGTCCTTCAATCATGCCAGGCGGCGCGGCTGAAGCTTGGGAAGCGGTTAAGCCAATCTTCCAAGGTATCTCTGCAAAAACTGACGCTGGCGAGCCTTGTTGTGACTGGGTTGGTAACGACGGTGCTGGTCACTTCGTTAAGATGGTACATAACGGCATCGAATACGGTGACATGCAGCTTATCACTGAAGCATACCAGTTCATGAAAGATGGTCTAGGTATGTCTGCGGACGAGATGCAAGCAGTATTTGCTGACTGGAACAAGACTGAGCTAGACAGCTACCTAGTTGAAATCACTGCTGACATCCTTGGCTACAAAGATGAAGACGGTGAAGCGCTAGTTGAGAAGATCCTAGACACTGCAGGCCAAAAAGGTACGGGTAAGTGGACTGGTATCAACGCTCTAGACCTAGGTATCCCACTAACTCTAATCTCTGAGTCTGTATTCTCTCGTTGCCTGTCTGCTCTTAAAGACCAACGTGTTGAAGCTGAAGCTTTGTTTGAGAAAACAATCACTCCAGTTGAAGGCGACAAGCAAGAGTGGGTTGATGCACTACGTCAAGCTCTACTGGCTTCTAAGATCATTTCTTACGCTCAAGGTTTCATGCTAATGCGTGAAGCGTCGAACGAAAACGGCTGGGACCTAAACTACGGTAACGTAGCTCTTATGTGGCGTGGTGGTTGTATCATCCGTTCTGCATTCCTAGGCAACATCCGTGATGCGTACGAAGCAAATCCAGACATCGCGTTCCTAGGTTCTGACGAGTACTTCAAAAACATCCTACAAGGCAGCCTAGTAGCATGGCGCAAAGTAGCAGCGAAATCTCTAGAGTCTGGTATCCCAATGCCATGTACGATTTCTGCGCTATCTTTCCTAGACGGTTACACAACAGCACGTCTACCAGCGAACCTGCTTCAAGCTCAACGTGACTACTTCGGTGCTCACACTTACGAGCGTACTGACCGTCCACGTGGTGAATTCTTCCACACAAACTGGACTGGTACAGGCGGCGACACTGCTTCTACAACTTACGACGTATAA
- the pgl gene encoding 6-phosphogluconolactonase, producing the protein MINHKIFATPELVVETLANEMKAYSEQGKPVHISLSGGSTPKMLFKLLAQAPYAEGIQWNNLHFWWGDERCVAPDDAESNFGEANALLFSKLKEFTQVNLPAENIHRIRGEDEPKAEAERFAKEMADVIPTENGTPVFDWILLGVGADGHTASLFPGATNYQDENLSVLASHPESGQIRVSKTAKVLEAAKRISYLVLGAGKVEIVKEIHTTPASELPYPAAKIQSKTGETEWFLDSNAASAIA; encoded by the coding sequence ATGATCAATCACAAGATCTTTGCAACGCCAGAATTGGTTGTTGAAACTCTAGCAAACGAAATGAAAGCGTACAGCGAGCAGGGTAAACCTGTTCACATTTCATTGTCTGGTGGCAGCACGCCAAAAATGCTTTTTAAGCTTTTAGCTCAAGCACCATACGCAGAAGGCATTCAATGGAATAACCTTCACTTCTGGTGGGGCGACGAACGTTGCGTTGCACCAGACGACGCTGAAAGCAACTTCGGTGAAGCTAACGCGCTCTTATTTTCGAAACTAAAAGAGTTTACTCAAGTGAACCTTCCTGCTGAAAACATCCACCGCATCCGTGGTGAAGATGAACCTAAAGCAGAAGCAGAGCGTTTCGCAAAAGAGATGGCAGACGTAATCCCAACAGAAAACGGCACGCCAGTTTTCGATTGGATTCTGCTAGGTGTTGGCGCTGATGGCCACACAGCCTCACTATTCCCGGGTGCAACCAACTACCAAGATGAGAACCTGTCTGTACTGGCTTCTCACCCTGAGTCTGGTCAAATCCGTGTTTCTAAAACCGCAAAAGTTTTAGAAGCAGCAAAACGAATCAGCTACCTAGTACTGGGTGCAGGTAAAGTTGAGATCGTTAAAGAAATTCATACTACTCCTGCTTCAGAGTTGCCTTACCCGGCAGCGAAAATCCAGTCTAAAACAGGCGAGACAGAGTGGTTCCTAGATTCAAATGCAGCAAGTGCTATCGCATAA
- the zwf gene encoding glucose-6-phosphate dehydrogenase, whose amino-acid sequence MVIPENSSIVIFGASGDLTYRKLIPALYHLYASNQLPESFAILGVSRTEYSDESYREKLKKSLQEMEQTEPETLNAFIEHLHYQAINTSDVEDYARLAQRLDKLEQDYQFENHNTLFYLATPPSLYGVIPANLAAHGLNDETNGWRRLIIEKPFGYDLASAQALDEEIHHHFQEHQIYRIDHYLGKETVQNLLVLRFSNAMFEPLWNRNFIEYVEITGAEFLGVEERGGYYDGSGAVRDMFQNHLLQVLAMVGMEPPAQINADSIRDEVVKVLQCLKPLEEDDLRKDLVLGQYTASDVRGQHLLGYREEPGVADDSRTETYIGLKAHINNWRWNGVPFYVRTGKRLPTRVTEIVIHFKNTPHPVFGQDAPENKLIIRIQPDEGIQMSFGLKEPGAGFKAKEVKMNFSYSDLPETQMLTAYERLLLDALNGDATLFARTDAVEACWKYVQPILDFKQDPQALFGYACGTWGPQEADELLQRDGRAWRFPCKNLTDTDYCEL is encoded by the coding sequence ATGGTAATACCTGAAAACAGCAGCATCGTTATTTTTGGTGCGTCGGGAGATCTAACTTACCGCAAGTTAATTCCTGCTTTGTACCACCTGTATGCTAGCAATCAACTACCAGAATCCTTTGCGATTCTTGGAGTGAGCCGTACTGAGTACAGCGATGAGTCTTACCGTGAGAAGCTGAAGAAGTCTCTTCAGGAAATGGAACAAACTGAACCTGAGACGCTGAATGCATTTATTGAACATTTGCATTACCAAGCGATCAACACTTCAGATGTCGAAGATTACGCTCGTTTAGCACAACGTCTAGACAAGCTTGAGCAAGACTACCAATTCGAAAACCATAACACACTGTTCTACTTGGCAACGCCGCCAAGCCTATACGGTGTGATCCCAGCAAACCTTGCTGCGCATGGCCTGAACGATGAAACGAACGGCTGGCGTCGTCTGATCATCGAGAAGCCATTTGGTTACGACCTAGCTTCTGCTCAAGCGTTAGATGAAGAGATCCATCATCACTTCCAAGAACACCAGATCTACCGTATCGACCACTACCTTGGTAAAGAAACGGTACAAAACCTTCTAGTGCTTCGTTTCTCAAACGCGATGTTTGAACCACTGTGGAACCGTAACTTTATTGAATACGTTGAAATCACAGGTGCTGAGTTCCTTGGCGTTGAAGAACGTGGCGGATACTACGACGGTTCTGGTGCAGTTCGTGACATGTTCCAAAACCACCTGTTACAAGTGTTAGCGATGGTTGGTATGGAGCCACCTGCTCAAATCAATGCGGATTCAATTCGTGACGAAGTGGTTAAAGTACTTCAATGTCTGAAACCTCTTGAGGAAGATGATCTACGTAAAGATCTCGTTCTTGGTCAATACACAGCTTCAGACGTTCGCGGCCAGCACTTGCTTGGTTACCGTGAAGAGCCGGGTGTAGCAGACGATTCTCGTACTGAAACGTACATTGGTCTTAAAGCGCACATCAACAACTGGCGCTGGAATGGTGTTCCTTTCTACGTTCGTACGGGTAAACGCTTACCAACGCGCGTCACGGAAATCGTGATTCACTTTAAGAACACGCCACACCCAGTATTTGGTCAAGATGCACCAGAGAACAAACTGATTATCCGTATCCAACCGGACGAAGGTATTCAGATGAGCTTTGGCTTGAAAGAGCCGGGCGCAGGCTTCAAAGCAAAAGAAGTGAAAATGAACTTCTCTTACTCTGACTTGCCTGAAACTCAAATGCTAACGGCTTACGAGCGTCTTCTTCTTGATGCACTTAACGGCGATGCAACTCTGTTTGCACGTACCGATGCAGTAGAAGCGTGTTGGAAGTACGTTCAACCAATCTTAGACTTCAAGCAAGATCCTCAAGCACTGTTTGGCTATGCTTGTGGTACTTGGGGCCCACAGGAAGCGGATGAACTTCTGCAACGTGATGGCCGCGCATGGCGTTTCCCATGCAAAAACTTAACAGATACGGACTACTGTGAACTATGA
- a CDS encoding response regulator, giving the protein MNAITRVMVIEDDIAIAELHHRYLEQMGGFDVVGIATTQSEALMQLDILKPDLVLLDVYLPDGCGLDILNHVRGSNQGCDVILITAARDVDTLQQAMRGGVVDYLLKPVMFPRLEAALKKYQSQQQEFESVSDLNQDLVDKMLQANAKADSAKVSTLPKGIDGVTLDKIRAIFQQVDATNITADEAGERIGASRTTARRYLEFLITTGELVADLNYGTVGRPERCYNKAKR; this is encoded by the coding sequence ATGAACGCAATCACGAGAGTCATGGTCATTGAAGATGATATTGCGATTGCAGAGCTTCACCATCGTTATTTAGAACAGATGGGAGGCTTTGATGTGGTTGGTATCGCGACCACACAGTCTGAAGCCTTAATGCAGCTCGATATCTTGAAGCCTGATTTGGTGCTTTTGGATGTTTATCTGCCGGATGGGTGTGGGCTCGATATTCTTAATCACGTTCGCGGCAGCAATCAAGGCTGTGATGTTATTTTGATTACCGCAGCACGTGACGTCGATACTTTGCAGCAAGCGATGCGTGGCGGAGTCGTCGACTATCTACTCAAACCTGTAATGTTTCCTCGCTTGGAAGCGGCGCTGAAAAAGTACCAATCACAGCAGCAAGAATTTGAAAGCGTGTCTGACCTTAACCAAGACTTGGTCGACAAGATGTTGCAAGCCAATGCGAAAGCAGACTCAGCGAAAGTATCGACGTTACCCAAAGGGATCGACGGTGTAACACTCGATAAGATTCGTGCGATATTTCAACAAGTTGACGCGACGAATATCACGGCTGATGAAGCGGGGGAGCGTATTGGTGCAAGCCGAACCACTGCCAGACGCTACCTAGAATTCTTGATCACGACCGGTGAATTGGTTGCCGATTTAAACTACGGCACCGTTGGTCGTCCTGAACGTTGCTATAACAAAGCAAAAAGATAA
- a CDS encoding ATP-binding protein, with product MKWSSISFRKRLLIIMTVTGLVELLILSAAGFSYIKQSQEQEMGLKALGVAEFLSESPLVTRIIQENGTLDADGIPHVLSEETQVKFRNLTQLIGAAFIVVGDEKGIRLIHPYDDRLGKPMRGGDNQKALVLGESYVSTAKGSLGFSVRGKSAVKDSNDAVIGVVSVGYLLDSLQDRIEPYLAFLIVMALLVVAVNALISSYVSRRFQRAILGFEPEEIGRLYVELDVTMSTVKEGILSIDKNGILRSINKSACDILSIDRDKALNQKRLSDVLAGSDLEQLLSTGDTDHDVELYLNNKRIIANRSPIIVAGEVVGAVSSFRLRDEINDLTDQLSQTKEYADLLRSQTHEHQNKLNTISGLIQMGELESVQQLIGQETAHYQSLIEFLRETVKDPLIAGMLLGKTERAREIGLELKVEEGSRLEALPSRLNADDVVTILGNLIDNAFDATMMAIKQEGQIAPARRVIDVSISDFGNEIIVEVEDKGCGLPKHLATNDLTEKGVSSKAKQNRGVGLYLIKQLADRYQGLLEMVDNPDFGSRMTVYLPKEEQ from the coding sequence ATGAAATGGAGTAGCATCAGTTTCCGTAAAAGGTTACTGATTATCATGACGGTCACTGGCCTCGTTGAGCTGTTGATACTCTCAGCGGCAGGTTTTTCTTATATCAAACAATCTCAAGAGCAAGAGATGGGTTTGAAAGCGCTCGGTGTGGCCGAATTTCTCTCCGAATCACCGCTAGTCACCCGCATTATTCAAGAAAATGGAACCTTGGATGCTGATGGCATTCCTCACGTTTTATCTGAAGAGACCCAAGTAAAGTTTCGAAACCTCACGCAGTTAATTGGTGCGGCGTTTATTGTTGTCGGTGATGAGAAAGGCATTCGCTTGATTCACCCATACGACGACAGGTTGGGTAAACCCATGCGTGGCGGAGATAACCAGAAAGCATTGGTATTGGGTGAGTCTTACGTATCGACGGCAAAAGGTTCGCTCGGGTTTTCAGTTCGTGGTAAATCGGCCGTCAAAGACTCGAATGATGCTGTCATCGGCGTGGTATCGGTTGGTTATCTCTTAGATTCGCTGCAAGACAGAATTGAACCTTATTTAGCCTTTTTGATCGTGATGGCCTTGCTGGTGGTTGCCGTTAACGCATTGATTTCAAGCTATGTGTCTCGTCGCTTTCAGCGTGCTATTTTGGGCTTTGAGCCAGAAGAGATAGGCCGTTTATACGTTGAGCTCGATGTGACCATGAGTACCGTGAAAGAGGGTATTTTAAGTATCGATAAGAACGGTATTTTGCGCTCAATAAACAAGAGTGCCTGCGATATCTTGTCTATTGATAGAGATAAAGCGCTCAACCAGAAGCGTCTTTCAGATGTGTTAGCTGGCAGTGATTTAGAGCAGCTGTTATCGACGGGTGATACTGATCATGATGTTGAGCTTTACCTGAATAACAAACGAATCATTGCTAACCGTAGCCCGATTATTGTAGCTGGTGAAGTGGTTGGCGCGGTGTCCAGTTTCCGTTTACGAGATGAGATTAATGACTTAACGGATCAGCTATCTCAAACTAAAGAATATGCGGATCTATTGCGTTCGCAAACACATGAACACCAGAACAAGTTGAATACCATTAGCGGCTTGATTCAGATGGGTGAGTTGGAATCTGTTCAGCAGTTGATTGGACAAGAAACGGCCCACTATCAAAGCCTGATCGAGTTCTTAAGAGAAACGGTCAAAGACCCACTGATTGCGGGCATGTTGTTAGGCAAAACAGAACGCGCACGTGAGATTGGTTTAGAGCTTAAAGTCGAAGAAGGTTCGAGGCTTGAGGCGCTGCCAAGCCGTTTAAATGCGGATGACGTTGTCACTATTCTCGGTAACCTGATCGATAACGCGTTTGATGCCACCATGATGGCGATTAAACAAGAAGGGCAAATAGCCCCTGCGCGCCGCGTGATTGATGTGTCTATCAGTGATTTTGGCAATGAAATCATCGTTGAAGTGGAAGATAAAGGTTGTGGTTTACCAAAACACTTGGCTACCAATGACTTGACTGAAAAAGGCGTGTCGAGCAAAGCGAAACAGAATCGTGGTGTCGGCTTATATTTGATTAAGCAGTTAGCCGACCGCTACCAAGGGCTATTAGAAATGGTTGATAACCCTGACTTTGGTTCACGCATGACGGTTTATCTACCAAAAGAAGAACAATAA